One Gossypium hirsutum isolate 1008001.06 chromosome A11, Gossypium_hirsutum_v2.1, whole genome shotgun sequence genomic window carries:
- the LOC107886272 gene encoding putative DUF21 domain-containing protein At3g13070, chloroplastic, whose translation MALESSICSRPTFIYSTKSSSFMFFNRNLKNQSKFLPKTNHYPTPVISTCSNPKAFKAFGIPKNGSFGHVGSLREENEGVGNDQKLVLVKRGILVAMVCGVLVFGCKRVFAVDGVANAGYGVIVQCILLLRNAWPKASMILKVFKEQGLVLTALLGLSAFFSMAETAITTLWPWKVRELADKDSEDGVFKMLSSDVTRFLTTILIGTTVVNIGATALVTDAATAIFGEAGVSAATGVMTVAILLLTEITPKSIAVHNPTEVARFVVRPVAWLSVILYPVGRVVTYLSMGMLKILGLKGKSEPYVTEEELKLMLRGAELSGAIEEEEQDMIENVLEIKDTHVREVMTPLVDVVAIDASSTLVEFHNLWLTHQYSRVPAFEQRIDNIVGIAYAMDLLDYVPKGELLESTTVGDMAHKPAYFVPDSMLVWNLLREFRIRKVHMAVVLNEYGGTVGIVTLEDVVEEIVGEIFDENDSKEEIQKKTGYIVMRAEGIFDVDANTSIDQLSEDLNIKMPEEHQYETVSGFVCEAFGYIPRTGESVKVELERGNQEEEDENSEAASDRQDLKERRQIYKLEILAGNARKVSAVRFERVNNEEALLDAMTVTPMVPKIMKKWSKDEDSNNGKHNEDTFENKQEDNLLDDHYVIADHKEDNESSNGQ comes from the exons ATGGCACTTGAATCCTCAATTTGCAGCCGACCCactttcatttattcaacaaAGTCCTCATCTTTCATGTTTTTTAATCGAAATTTGAAGAACCAATCAAAGTTTTTACCCAAAACCAATCACTACCCAACTCCTGTTATCTCCACCTGTTCAAATCCCAAAGCTTTCAAAGCTTTTGGAATCCCCAAAAATGGTAGTTTTGGTCACGTGGGATCGTTGAGGGAAGAAAATGAAGGTGTGGGGAATGATCAAAAATTGGTTTTGGTGAAAAGGGGTATTTTGGTGGCAATGGTTTGTGGTGTATTGGTGTTTGGATGCAAAAGAGTTTTTGCTGTAGATGGAGTGGCTAATGCTGGTTATGGAGTTATTGTGCAGTGCATATTGTTATTGAGGAATGCTTGGCCTAAGGCATCTATGATTCTTAAAGTGTTTAAGGAACAAGGTCTGGTTTTGACAGCTCTTTTGGGTCTTTCAGCTTTCTTCTCGATGGCAGAGACTGCTATAACTACATTATGGCCTTGGAAG GTGCGTGAACTGGCTGATAAAGACTCTGAAGATGGTGTTTTTAAAATGCTTTCCAGTGATGTAACACGCTTTCTCACAACCATTCTTATTGGCACCAC GGTGGTCAATATTGGAGCTACTGCTTTAGTCACAGATGCTGCCACAGCTATATTTGGGGAAGCTGGTGTTAGTGCAGCAACTGGAGTAATGACC GTTGCCATATTGCTTCTCACTGAGATTACTCCAAAGAGTATAGCTGTTCACAATCCCACAGAAGTTGCCAGATTTGTG GTCAGGCCAGTGGCATGGCTTTCTGTAATACTATATCCGGTGGGAAGAGTTGTGACGTATTTATCGATGGGAATGCTCAAAATTCTTGGTCTAAAAGGAAAGAG TGAACCTTATGTTACTGAAGAGGAATTAAAGTTAATGTTACGAGGGGCAGAGTTGAGTGGAGCAATAGAGGAGGAGGAGCAG GATATGATTGAAAATGTATTAGAGATAAAAGATACCCATGTTAGAGAGGTGATGACACCTCTTGTTGATGTAGTTGCAATTGATGCAAGCTCAACTCTTGTTGAGTTCCACAATTTGTGGCTGACTCATCAATATTCAAG GGTGCCTGCTTTTGAGCAGCGTATTGACAATATAGTAGGTATTGCATATGCCATGGATCTTCTAGATTATGTTCCAAAG GGTGAACTGCTAGAAAGTACTACTGTGGGAGATATGGCTCACAAACCTGCATACTTTGTGCCTG ATTCAATGTTAGTCTGGAATCTTCTTAGAGAGTTTCGAATCAGGAAGGTTCACATGGCTGTTGTCCTTAATGAATATGGTGGAACAGTCGGG ATAGTCACCTTAGAAGATGTGGTTGAGGAGATTGTTGGTgaaattttcgatgaaaatgatTCAAAA GAGGAGATCCAGAAGAAAACTGGCTATATCGTAATGCGGGCTGAGGGTATCTTTGATGTTGATGCTAATACATCTATTGATCAACTTTCTGAAGATCTAAATATCAAAATGCCAGAG GAACATCAATACGAGACTGTGTCGGGTTTTGTATGTGAGGCATTTGGATATATACCAAGGACAGGTGAGAGTGTCAAAGTAGAGCTTGAAAGGGGTaatcaagaagaagaagatgagaatTCCGAAGCTGCATCTGATCGGCAAGACCTGAAGGAAAGGCGTCAAATATATAAACTCGAG ATATTAGCAGGAAATGCTCGAAAAGTAAGTGCCGTTCGATTTGAACGAGTAAACAATGAGGAAGCACTATTAGATGCCATGACAGTAACGCCGATGGTACCAAAAATCATGAAGAAATGGAGCAAGGATGAAGACTCAAATAATGGTAAACACAATGAAGATACATTTGAAAACAAGCAAGAGGATAACCTCTTGGACGATCATTATGTAATTGCTGATCACAAAGAGGATAATGAGAGCTCCAATGGACAGTAA
- the LOC107886290 gene encoding outer dynein arm-docking complex subunit 2, with product MNPNWEESLNHFERMIDSGTESMRIKAVIKLSKLSNQAPEYILSQTIPILSNLIADDSSNNSSPLQGLVIHCLKCIARQGDDGRLATEIGQSGALCSILRFLPQSNASVQKICLKCIWCLVNLCNENRLIVAMNGGLEIIVNMLSSSMDGVRRYLLEILSALSLVRVVRRGLVSLGGLRFLVEAARVGNMLSRERACQAIGLLGITRRVRRMLVDLGVIDVLMELLRVGDGALKVVAGNTLGVILANIDYIDLVAQSGAIPLFAELIQGSESVGQEIAEDAFCLLAVGEANAVVIAEHLVRILREGNAESKAAAANVFWDLSGYKHTVPVIRNSGAIPLLVELLSSQSSEVRETVSGAIAQLSYSQADREALNESGAVPLLLDLLHDDSEELKDNAAEALINFFDDPLQHETISQVVDHPSFRSMQNRLGRIRGASDNQTVSSMRQMNINQAEPTRD from the coding sequence ATGAACCCAAATTGGGAAGAATCATTGAATCACTTTGAACGAATGATTGATTCTGGGACTGAGTCCATGCGTATAAAAGCTGTGATCAAATTGTCTAAACTATCAAATCAAGCCCCAGAGTATATACTGAGTCAAACAATACCGATTCTTAGTAATCTTATAGCTGATGATAGTTCAAATAATTCGAGTCCTCTTCAAGGACTGGTTATTCATTGCTTAAAATGTATTGCTCGGCAAGGAGATGATGGTAGATTAGCAACTGAGATAGGCCAATCTGGTGCTCTATGTTCCATATTAAGGTTTTTGCCACAATCTAATGCTAGTGTTCAAAAAATTTGTCTGAAATGTATTTGGTGCCTTGTGAATTTGTGTAATGAAAATCGCCTCATTGTTGCCATGAATGGTGGTTTGGAGATTATTGTGAACATGTTGAGTTCATCCATGGATGGTGTTAGAAGGTACTTGTTAGAGATTTTGAGTGCATTGTCATTGGTGAGAGTTGTAAGGAGAGGACTTGTTAGTTTAGGCGGACTTAGATTTCTTGTTGAGGCAGCTAGGGTTGGTAACATGTTATCTAGGGAAAGAGCTTGTCAAGCGATCGGGTTACTTGGTATTACGAGGCGTGTTCGTCGTATGCTTGTTGATTTGGGTGTTATAGATGTTCTCATGGAGCTGCTTCGAGTTGGAGACGGTGCTTTAAAAGTTGTGGCTGGCAATACCCTTGGTGTGattttggctaatattgattacaTTGACTTGGTTGCTCAATCTGGGGCTATTCCGTTGTTTGCCGAGCTTATTCAAGGATCCGAATCAGTCGGTCAGGAGATCGCGGAGGATGCATTCTGTCTATTAGCTGTTGGAGAAGCAAATGCAGTTGTAATAGCTGAACATTTGGTGAGAATCCTTAGGGAAGGCAATGCTGAATCAAAAGCTGCAGCTGCTAATGTTTTCTGGGATCTTTCAGGTTACAAGCACACAGTACCTGTCATCCGAAACTCGGGTGCAATTCCCCTTTTGGTTGAGCTTTTGAGCTCTCAGAGCAGCGAAGTAAGAGAAACAGTATCCGGAGCTATTGCTCAGTTGAGCTATAGTCAAGCAGATCGAGAGGCGTTAAACGAATCGGGGGCTGTCCCTCTTCTGCTTGATTTGTTACATGATGATTCAGAGGAGCTGAAAGATAATGCTGCAGAGGCACTTATCAATTTCTTTGATGATCCACTGCAGCATGAGACAATATCTCAAGTAGTTGACCATCCTTCATTTCGGAGCATGCAGAACAGACTCGGTAGAATCCGAGGTGCTTCAGATAATCAGACAGTTAGTTCTATGAGACAGATGAATATCAATCAAGCAGAGCCCACTAGAGATTAG
- the LOC107886317 gene encoding uncharacterized protein isoform X1, translating to MTRTNREMEISRHTKSFISKLIGRCMYKQGWHLQRLKSLCGNKLARHGICVSEHWCYVGDPVSFVVLDVARCLPFAAECNRGVWNMMLLAIVLVHAALQVNLFNVFNTRFEGNPPD from the exons ATGACACGCACAAATCGAGAAAtg GAAATCAGTCGTCATACTAAATCTTTTATTTCGAAGCTGATTGGTCGGTGCATGTACAAGCAGGGTTGGCACCTTCAAAGGTTGAAGTCTTTGTGTGGCAATAAGTTGGCTAGACATGGGATATGCGTTTCG GAACACTGGTGCTATGTGGGAGACCCCGTGTCGTTCGTGGTTCTTGATGTGGCCAGATGCTTGCCTTTCGCGGCTGAGTGTAACAGAGGAGTTTGGAATATGATGTTACTTGCAATTGTTTTGGTCCATGCGGCTTTACAG GTTAATCTTTTCAATGTATTCAACACAAGATTTGAGGGGAACCCCCCGGATTAA
- the LOC107886317 gene encoding uncharacterized protein isoform X2: MTRTNREMGWHLQRLKSLCGNKLARHGICVSEHWCYVGDPVSFVVLDVARCLPFAAECNRGVWNMMLLAIVLVHAALQVNLFNVFNTRFEGNPPD; the protein is encoded by the exons ATGACACGCACAAATCGAGAAAtg GGTTGGCACCTTCAAAGGTTGAAGTCTTTGTGTGGCAATAAGTTGGCTAGACATGGGATATGCGTTTCG GAACACTGGTGCTATGTGGGAGACCCCGTGTCGTTCGTGGTTCTTGATGTGGCCAGATGCTTGCCTTTCGCGGCTGAGTGTAACAGAGGAGTTTGGAATATGATGTTACTTGCAATTGTTTTGGTCCATGCGGCTTTACAG GTTAATCTTTTCAATGTATTCAACACAAGATTTGAGGGGAACCCCCCGGATTAA